TTATACCAGTCTGCTACCCATACTGCACCGTCAGGACCAACTTTAGCCTCAACTGGTGACACCCATTCATCAGCACTAGCCATTAGGTTTCCTCCATTTTTTTCTATAAAGCCTGCGCCTTGTTTCTCAATGATAGCTGTATGCAATATGTTTCCAGTTGGTTCGCAAACTAGTGCTGCCCTGCTCCAGTAGTTTCGCGGAAAGCTACGTGCGGTATAAAAGCTATGCCCTGAAGCTGCTGTGTACCCTCCCCAAACATCAACCTGACGTATATTTGGGGTAAGTGTTTGCATGGCATAATGCCCATCAATTTTACTACTACCTTGTAGACTTAAGCCCTCTACTCCTTCATAATACGAATTAGGAATTCCTACATATACACTATGTGTATTATTTGCAGTAGACGCAAAAACATCAAAATTTTCAGTAAAGCCCAAACCCCAGGTGTTATTGCTGGTACGTGTAATGTATTCAAACTTTTCTAAATCCGGTGTAAAGCGGTATACCCCCTGTCCAAACTCAAATTCCTGATTAGCAATTCTACCTTTAAACCCCGAATAGCCTACTACTCCCCATATATTATTATCTACCCCGTACCTTAAATTTGAAGGCCCAGCATGAGTATCAAAAGTACCCCAACCTTCCATAATTACTTCTCTTACATCAGCTTTATCATCGCCATCGGTATCTTTTAGAAAGAGAAAATTAGGTACCTGCGATACAATTATTCCCCCTTGAGAAAATACCAGGCTGGTTGGAATATTTAGCTGATCTGCAAAAATGGTAAATTTATCAGCTTTTCCATCTCCATCCGTATCTTCACATATTTTGATACGATCATCCCCTTTACCATTGTCATTTCGTACAGTGTTGGGATAATCTACTGTTTCAATCACCCAGAGACGGCCTTTTTCATCCCAATCCATGGCAATTGGATTAATAATGTCTGGTTCGGCAGCAAATAGCTCTAACTCAAATTCTGGAGGCACCTGTATCAGTTTTTTTGACTCTTCCGGAGAAAGAGGTAACTGATACCGTGGAGCAGGGTCTCTCTTTTCATAATTAGGAATACTATCTTTATCAACATATTGTAGCTGAGGCATGTCCTGAACATAAGCCTGCCATTTTTCTTTTGTTTGATCATCAACTGCCCATAGTATACCTTTTTCAATAAGTTTATGGAACTCAGGATGACTCCATACTCTCTCATCATGTCCATAAGCAGTATAGAACACCTTACCCTTACCCTGCTCTCTTACCCAGGTCCAGGGTTCAGCCTCACCATCCTTACCTTTTCTTTCCATCAATACGACACGATCATCATTATGCTTATGATGTACATATGTTTCATCCCACACAGAAAACTCTTCCACACCTTCTATAGCAGCATGTTCTCCATTAATAATATTTGCTACAAAAGTACCTGTTTCATGTTTGAGGAACTGAGCTCCTACCATATCAATAAACTTATCTGAGTTATGAAAACAGTAGCTGGCGCAATGAACCGGGATAAACGCTTTACCACCTTCAACGAAATTCATTAAAGCCTTCTCCTGTGCAGCTGAGATAGTTTCGTGGTTTGCATAGAGCAAAAGGCCATCGTAATAGCTTAGTTTTTCAGCATTTAAATCATTTAAATCTTCGGTATAGGTAAAGTTGATCCCGCTTTGAAACAAAGCGGAAGATAGTAGAGGCATGTAAGCTTCAGAATTGTGATGCTCACTATCATGCCCTAAAAACAGTATTTCTATGGGCTTTGGATTGTTATCGGCACTTTTTTTCTCTTGAGAGCAAGCAAGCAATGTAAAGCTAAACAAGAGAATGTACCAGTAGTTGATCGTCTTCATGACTAATGGGGTGTAGCATTAATAAAGCAAAAGCAAGCCTGTGTGACTAACAGCGGACAGGCTTGCATATGAGGATAATGTTTACTATGACGGTAGTGTAAAATCAGGCATTTTCATCACTTCTCCGTTCTTTTGCGCTGATTCATGGGCTATAATGCCTACGCAGGTAATATTAGCTGATTGTACTGCATTTGGATATGGATCTTTATTATTAACCAAGGCATCTAAAAACGCATGAACCAAATGAGGATGCGAACCACCATGACCCGCACCTTGAGTAAAGGAGAGATGTTGGTTGTCATCTTCATCATAAACCCCTTTGGTAGTAAAATGCTGAATTTCTTTAGGAAGAAGTTTCGCGAAATCTGGGCATTCTACTTCTTGAGGAATCTCTGGCTCAGGTTTTTTAGCAGTATGTACTACCAATGGATTACCTTCTATGAGAGGCCACTCCACTCCTTTTTTTGAGCCATATACTTCAAAACTTTCTCTGTACTGTCGGGCAACATCAAAAAGTGAACGATAGATATGTGCACTCAAATCCGAATTACGAAATTTGATATGGGTTGTCTCTACTGCATATGGAGAATTGTAATGATGATGAAGCTCCTCCCTTATAGTACCTGACCCAAAACAGGATACATACTCTGCCTCTGCTCTGGTTAATCCAAGTACCGGACCTACACAATGCGTAGCGTAATACATAGGAGGTAAACCTGGCCAGTAATTAGGCCAGCCGTCCATATCCTGCTGATGGCTTGCTTTTAGAAACTGTACTTTCCCTAGTTCACCATTTTCATACAACTCCCTCATGTACAAAAATTCACGAGCATAGACTACAGTTTCCATCATCATATAGGTGAGCCCTGTTTCCTGAGTAAGTTTGACGATTTGCTCACATTCTTCAACCGTAGTAGCCATAGGCACAGTACAGGCTACATGCTTTCCTGCCTTGAGCGCCTTTATGGATTGTGATGCATGGTCGGGAATAGGTGTATTGATATGTACTGCATCAACATCTGGATCTTGAAGTAGCTCATCATATGAGGTATACCTTTTTTCTATACCAAAAGCATCTCCTACTTCATCCAGTTTAGATTGTGTTCTCTGGCAAATGGCATACATATTGGCATTTGGATGTTTTTGATAAATAGGTATAAACTCCGCCCCAAAGCCTAAACCAACAATGGCTATGTTTATTTTATTTTTAGTCATCGGTATTGTATTAATAATTAAACGTCTTCTTCATAAAAGCGAGCCCATCAGATGCGAATGCATCCTGGTCAGGTACCAGATGCCTCCATATACACACAGCTTCAGCCAGTTCTTTTATGTCTGGTGTAAAGCTTTCTATACTAATAGCACCTTCATACTTATTGGCTGCTAATGCTTTGCTGAGCACATCCCAACGTACACTTCCGGTACCTGGAGTACCTCTGTAATTGTCAGCTATTTGTACATGTATTAGCTTATTCCCTGCTTGTTCTATTGCCTTGGCAAGGTCAGGTTCTTCAATATTCATGTGAAAAACATCCACCATAATTTTTGCTGCCGGGTGGTTAATGTCCTGAATCAGTTTTTCCACGTCTTCCACAGTGTTTACCATGTCAGACTCAAATCGGTTCAGAGGTTCCAACGCAATAGAAAGTCCTTCTGCTGCCGCATGCTCACAAACCACGCGCAGGTTGTGGACCGCTCTATCCCATTCTACTTTTCTTTCTTCAGGACTAAGCATACGCGCATTACCTACAGCAGCATACATTGGCCCTGCTAAAAATTTGGTTTCCCAATGCTGGCAGAGCTTAAAGCATTCCAGAATATATTGGTGGCAATTCTGCTGTACTTTAGTATCAGTATGAGTAAAATCCCGACTGGGACCGAAGGCACCGCAAACTACAGCTTTCAACTCGTAATCATCCAGTGCTTTTTTTACCTGCCTGGCATCTATTTGCTCAGGATACTCTACAGGTATTTCCACCAGATCGTAGCCCATATTTTTGATCCTGGGAAAAAGCTCAAAGGCTGTTTCAGTAGTAAAAGGGGATGTCCAGAGCCAGGTACTGACTCCAAATTGAGGATTTATCATTATTAGGTTGTCTTTAAAATCTGCTATTCTGCTAGTGCCTACAATTGTAGACTAACAATAAGCTCATTCTAATCAGTATACATGAGATGAGCTTTACCGATGCAACTATTATTTACAATAATGAGTAATTATGTTTATAAATTCTTACTGTTTATTAGCACTTACCAGCACTATTATATCTTAATTTGTTGTATACATGTGTTAATATGATATATTAGTGTAAATATGCCCCTAGCTCTAAGAAAATCTCCAATACCTGATAGTCAGACATTCGTCATTAAAGCTTTAAAGGAAGCTAACTTTGACCCCAACTGGCATTTTCATCAGGAATATCAACTTTTTGTGGTGCTTAAAGGAAGCGGTACCCGCTTTGTTGGTGACCATATAAAGTCTTTTGATGCCGGTGACCTGGTGTTTACCGGCCCTAACCTCCCCCACTTGTGGCGCAGCGATCGCAAATTTTTTGACGGAAATAAAGATATACAATCCGAGGGTATCGTTATTTATCTTCAGGAACACTTTCCGGGAAAAGACTTTATTTTTAAAGAAGAAAGTATCAAGCTAAAGAACCTATTAGAACGCTCTCGCAGAGGGCTAGAGTTTTATGGAAATACAGCAAAAAAGGTTCGTGGAATGATGCAGAAACTTTTACACAAGTCAGGGCTTGAAAGTATTATATATCTTTTAGAAATCCTGAACCTAATGATTCATTCAGATGATGTTCATGAGCTATCCAGCCCGGGTTATACCAACTCGCTTAAAGAAGGAGACACAGAAGTAATGAATCGCATACATGCCTACGTTATGGACCACTTTAAACAGCAAATCCAGCTTAATGATGTAGCTACTCTCGCCAATATGACGCCGACATCATTTAGCCGTTACTTTAAAGTACATGCTAATAAGACTTTTTCGGAATTTGTAAGTGAGGTACGTATTGGTCATGCCTGTCGCTTATTGATTGAAGATAAAATGAATGTTGCACAAGCCTGTTATGAAAGTGGCTTTCAAACTCTGACCAACTTTAATCGTCAATTTAAAGCCAGAACGAACAGAACACCCTTACAGTACAAAAAGGAGTATGAAGGAAGGCTTACACATGGTACTTTATAAAAAAAGTCAGCCCGCTTTAATTTTTGAAGGCGAGCTGACTTTTCGTATCTAATAAATTAATTGATTACTTCAACTTAACAGTTTCAAGCACCTCACTCACATTATTAATCTCACGACTAAGTGCTGTAATGGTATCATTGATGTTATTAATATCAAACACTGATTGATCTTCTAAAAAAGCAGCTAAAACTGCCAGTTTAGGCATGCTAGCTGAGGAAGTACTTCCTTTGATCTTATGACCAATTTTTTTGATAGATACTATATCCTGCTGTAAAAAGGCGGTATTCAAACTTTTCAATGAGTCTTCCAACTGAAGAAGTAGTTCTTCAACTAATTCTGTAGCAGTGGCATCATCAAAACCGGTTTTATCCTTAAACCCTTCATAATCAAAATGATCTACGTGTTTCAACCTAGGCTTCTTTACTTCCATATTTTCCGGCTCGTTATTTTCATTCAATAACCATTCATTAAATTTTTGCTCCAGACTTTCTAACACAAAAGGCTTACTCATATAATCATCCATACCAGCTTCTATACATCTTTCGTATTCTCCCTTTACAGTACCGGCAGTAAGTGCTATAATTACTACATTATTACCAGTTTCTTTCTCCCGTATCTGCTGGGTAGCTTCATAACCACTTACCTCTGGCATCTGAATATCCATTAGTATCAAATCTGGTGAGTGTATAGAAAATTGTTCAACCGCCTCTCTTCCATTTTTAGCCTCCAATATATTCGCATTTGGCAAGACTTCTTTCACCATATTTTTCGCTAAAAGGATATTGAAGGGAACATCATCCACAATCAGAATATTGTAGACTGTAGTATCATTTTCCACCTTTTCAGGAATACTAATCTTAGAACTATCAGTATTTGTACTTTTAATATTGGTGATTGTATTGAACAACTGCTGAATAGTAATTGGTTTACTCAACTGGCTATGTACATTCAGTTCTTTACAGTGCTTTTGTATGGTCGTCTCTTCCGAAGAACTATGTAGTAGAATTATTGGCAACTCACCTTCAGTAAGCTGAAGCACATTTCTGATTTGACGTATCACTTCAATACCATCCATAAATGGCATATTAAAATCTATGATAGCTAAGTCGTAATCATTATTAGTCTTAATTTTTTCCAGAGCGCTTATCCCATTATCCGCGATGTCTGACTCAATACTTCGCAAAGAAAGCATCTCTTTTAGAATAAAGCTGTTGTTTTGGTTATCATCAACTACCAGTACTTTTTTGATAGCCTTAAGTGTATCCCACTCAGAGAGATCACTATTTTCGCTATTCACACAGATATTAAAGAAGAACCTGGATCCCTTTCCGGACTCACTTTCTAACTGTAGCTGAGATCCCATTAGAGATAATAACTTATTTGAAATTGTAAGCCCTAACCCTGTACCACCGTACTTACGTGTAGTAGAACTATCCTCCTGCCCAAAAGCTTCAAATATTTGCTTCTGCTTTTCTTTTGAAATACCTATACCCGTATCACGTACAGAGAACTCAATATTGACCTCGCCATTAGTACAGGGGTTGGCTGTACACTTTATACGGAGCTCTATCTCACCTTGATGGGTAAACTTAGATGCATTACCTAACAGGTTAATTAAAATTTGCCTGATCCTTACCGGGTCCACCCAAACGAACCTGGGTAGTTCCGGGGAAATATGCAGTAATAGCTCCAGCCCCTGCTCATCAGCTTTGTATTTAACAATTTCTGCTACCTGAGCGGAAAGCTCCCATAGATCTGTTTTCTCTACTGAAATTTCCAGTTTACCAGCTTCAATTTTAGAAAAATCTAAAATATCATTTATAAGATCTAGTAAAGAATTCGCCGACTGATGTACCGCCTGCATATATTGCTTTTGTGAACTGTTAAGTTCAGATTTCATCAACAGCTCACTAAAGCCAATAACACTATTAAGGGGGGTTCTGATTTCGTGACTCATATTCGCCAGAAATTCAGATTTTGCTTTACTAGCTGCTTCTGCATGTTCTTTAGCGTAAAGTGCAGACTTCTCGGCGTTTTTTCTGTCGGTAATATCGTTAATCTGAGAAACAAAATGTAAAGGATTGCCAAGGCTATCTCTGATCAAAGATACAGAGATTAGTCCCCAGAGTAGTTCACCGTCTTTTCTGTAATACCTTTTTTCTATTTGGTAATTATCCTGCTTGCCTGCGAACAAATCTGCGATCTGTGACGTGTCAATTTTATGATCATCCGGATGGGTAATCTCCTTTAATGATTTAGATTGCAACTCCGCATTACCATAGCCAAGCATTTTACAGAGACTCTGATTTACTTTCAACCAGCTACCATTAATTCCAATCAGGGCAATGCCATTGGCAGAATGTTCAAACGCACCTTTAAACCTTTCTTCACTAACTAATAATTGTTGCTCTTTGGCTTTATCAATGTCTATGTCCTGAAACATGCCATAGAGCTTCATACACTTGCCGTCTTCAAACTGAGGAAGACCTATAGCTCTGACCCATCTGCTATTTCCCCTTGCTGTACTAATCTGAACCTCTAGATCAAACGACCTACCATTTTCTATAGCTTCATTAACTGAATTAAGTATTTTGTCTTTACTTTTTCCCTGATAGAAGCTAACTGCACTCTCCATAGTAGGCTCAAAGTCATCATCAACCTCGTGGATCTCACGAGTTACGGTACTCCAGACTGGTAGGTTTGTCTCTAAATCTACTTCCCAGAAACCAATACGAGCTACATGGTTTGTTCTCTCCAGCAATTCTTTATAATGCTGTAGCTGCATTTCATTGTTTTTGCGGTCTGTAATTTCTAAAGCAGATCCAGAAACCCATAAGGTCTGATTATCCAACTTAATGGCTTTTCCTTTGTTTAATACCCATACCCAGCTCCCATTTTTATGCTGCATTCTCATTTCGCATTCATAAAAATCTGTTTTTCCTCCTAGGTGTGCTTCTAGTTTTTCCTCAGAACGTTTTTGGTCGTCAGGATGAATAAATTTAAGCCAGGTATCAATAGATATAGGCTCAAGCTCCTCTAAAGTGTAGCCTATAATTTCTGCCCAACGCTCATTTAAAATAGTCTCTCCAGAGTGGATATTCCACTCCCAGCTTCCGGCATCTGTCCCTTTAATAATTTGATCAAAACGTTGACGCTCAATTTTGATCTCGTCATCCATTTTGTTTTTATCAGTAATATCTCGGGCAATCGCATATAGTTTTCCCGTAGATAATTCAGGCGAAGCCACCCACTGTAAATCTTTATACTGACCAGACTTTATACGAAAGCGATGTGTAAAATTAAGCGTATTAATACCAGATGCCAACTTAGCAATTTCATCTTTTGTAACTTGTAGATCGTCAGGATGAATAAATTTATAAAAAGACTCGCCCAACAACTCATCTTCTTCCCAGCCAAGAACACTCGTAAAAGTAGGATTCACTTTTTTGAAAAACCCATCTGTACCAGCGACACAAATCAAATCTATTGATAATTGAAATAACCTTTCATAGTTGTCAAGCTCACTTTTTTTCTTTCTTGCTACGATTTGATCTACAATTTCTTCGGCCAAAACTTTAAGAACTTCCTTTTGACTTTCGGAAAGTTTTTTTGGCTTTTTATCTAATACACATATTGTTCCTAGTGCATAGCCATCTGCGTCTATCAAAGGGCAACCCGCATAAAATCTAATTTTCGGTCCGCCCACAACCATAGGGTTATTTTTAAAACGATCATCTGTGGTAGCATCTTCTACCTCAAGAAGCTCATTTTCCATGAGCGCATATTTACAAAATGAATCATTTCTATGAGTTTCTTCCAGGTCTACTCCTACCTTAGACTTAAACCACTGACGATCTTTATCAATTAAGCTTACAAGTGCTATCGGCACCTCGCAAGTTGTAGCCGCGAGTTTTGTAAGACGATCAAATGCTTTCTCCGGGGGAGTATCTAAAATAAAGTAATTGTGCAACGCTTTTAAGCGATCCTTTTCATTTGCTGGTATATCGCACCTCATGCTCATTCGTTCTATTTTTTTGAACACATGTCCTTTTCAGACTTTAATCTGAACTTCTCACACTGTTTTTTCACGAGTACTACTCTCTTCAGCAGTAGCACTAAAAATATATATTCTATCTGTTAATAGAGGCTATAATAACTTGAGTGTACTTTGTCTATGAAGTAGGCTTGTGTAAACTACAGCTTCTTCACTTTGACACTATTTCACTTTCAATTTTACCAAGTTTGGTAAGACGGAGGTTATTGGACTGGTAGCCATTTGTTTTTAAGCTCAGGAGGTAAGTTCCGGGCTCCAAATCTAATTGGTCTTCATAGTTTATTTGATTTACGCCATCAGTTACGTCACTTTTTAGTGTAGCTAATGTTTTTCCTTCTAAATCTTTAACAGAAAGCTCAACTTCACCAGCTTGAGCCATTTTAAATTCCACATTAAAAGAGTTGTTAAATGGATTTGGACTTACCAAAATATTGCTGATTAATTGATTAGCTTCATAGTTATCGTTTCTAACTGCTGCTACATCAAAAAATTCCTGCTTTCCGTTAGGGGCAGTATGCTTAAGTCGGTAAAAACTCACACCAGACAATGGATTAGCATCAATAGCTGAGTACATACCTTCAGTTGATGTTCTTTCAGGGTTTGATTCAGTAGCTACTGCTTGAAAATTAATTCCGTCAATACTTCTTTCTATAGTAAAGTTCTCTCCAAGCAATGACTCATCCGTAGACCAGTTGATTAGAACCTTTGCATTTATCATATCTACATCAAATGAAGTTAGTGCGCTCTGTTCCAACTCAACTAACCTATATAACATAGGATGCTGCACTTTCAATGAAGATAGCCCCTGCTTGTATTGCGAAAGCGACGTTGATACTTTGTCATCTCTCAACACATATAACTGTCCTTGCTCGGCCTTATAACTGTTTTGACGTTCTTCATCAAATGCCAGGTTATCCGAAACGATAATTACTCCTTCATTATCAATACTGTTCTTTTTGTCAGTAAAAATACTACCTCCTACCATCAGCACTCCTTCTTCAGCTACTCTAATTTTATTTTCTTTACCAAGAATTAGATCTCCGAGTATGTT
This window of the Porifericola rhodea genome carries:
- a CDS encoding PVC-type heme-binding CxxCH protein produces the protein MKTINYWYILLFSFTLLACSQEKKSADNNPKPIEILFLGHDSEHHNSEAYMPLLSSALFQSGINFTYTEDLNDLNAEKLSYYDGLLLYANHETISAAQEKALMNFVEGGKAFIPVHCASYCFHNSDKFIDMVGAQFLKHETGTFVANIINGEHAAIEGVEEFSVWDETYVHHKHNDDRVVLMERKGKDGEAEPWTWVREQGKGKVFYTAYGHDERVWSHPEFHKLIEKGILWAVDDQTKEKWQAYVQDMPQLQYVDKDSIPNYEKRDPAPRYQLPLSPEESKKLIQVPPEFELELFAAEPDIINPIAMDWDEKGRLWVIETVDYPNTVRNDNGKGDDRIKICEDTDGDGKADKFTIFADQLNIPTSLVFSQGGIIVSQVPNFLFLKDTDGDDKADVREVIMEGWGTFDTHAGPSNLRYGVDNNIWGVVGYSGFKGRIANQEFEFGQGVYRFTPDLEKFEYITRTSNNTWGLGFTENFDVFASTANNTHSVYVGIPNSYYEGVEGLSLQGSSKIDGHYAMQTLTPNIRQVDVWGGYTAASGHSFYTARSFPRNYWSRAALVCEPTGNILHTAIIEKQGAGFIEKNGGNLMASADEWVSPVEAKVGPDGAVWVADWYNFIVQHNPTPTPDRGGYEAETGDGNAYVNPLRDRKHGRIWRIVYKDAEPYSKLQLDAEDNEQLLEALTHDNMFWRLTAQRLLVEKGNKEVLPDLYQILSDRTTDDLGMNTAALHALWTIHGLGALENEEAYDHVVKALKHPAAGVRRAAMQILPSEPWSKEAILRADLLNDEEPTNQLAATLNLAHYAPSNGLGATLYSRAQDNTIQQDNWLAQATYLAAGKHREGFISAFIEDNPSYSDAAVQDMMTPTRESPDFKDTSWKSMALPTLIEDAGLDIDGIIWFRKTISIPSSAVSNKAIISLGAVDDTDEVWINGIRVGGIKNDYQAPRSYTIPDGVLKAGNNLVVVRVEDYQGGGGFSGTQDEMHIKAKNSLISLAGDWKYQVEKEFNSVKLPFSEQGLAAFFMDNYWNKPITKPNTDEGVEMADVQVIHIKTVKNAMKYDVSEFVVEAGKPVKIVFDNPDFMQHNLLIIQPGTLEKVGKAADKMATDPNGAEKNYVPDMIEVLFSTPLIDPEASAELIFQAPQKAGEYPFVCTFPGHWRIMQGIMKVVSSSPA
- a CDS encoding Gfo/Idh/MocA family oxidoreductase, encoding MTKNKINIAIVGLGFGAEFIPIYQKHPNANMYAICQRTQSKLDEVGDAFGIEKRYTSYDELLQDPDVDAVHINTPIPDHASQSIKALKAGKHVACTVPMATTVEECEQIVKLTQETGLTYMMMETVVYAREFLYMRELYENGELGKVQFLKASHQQDMDGWPNYWPGLPPMYYATHCVGPVLGLTRAEAEYVSCFGSGTIREELHHHYNSPYAVETTHIKFRNSDLSAHIYRSLFDVARQYRESFEVYGSKKGVEWPLIEGNPLVVHTAKKPEPEIPQEVECPDFAKLLPKEIQHFTTKGVYDEDDNQHLSFTQGAGHGGSHPHLVHAFLDALVNNKDPYPNAVQSANITCVGIIAHESAQKNGEVMKMPDFTLPS
- a CDS encoding sugar phosphate isomerase/epimerase family protein; its protein translation is MINPQFGVSTWLWTSPFTTETAFELFPRIKNMGYDLVEIPVEYPEQIDARQVKKALDDYELKAVVCGAFGPSRDFTHTDTKVQQNCHQYILECFKLCQHWETKFLAGPMYAAVGNARMLSPEERKVEWDRAVHNLRVVCEHAAAEGLSIALEPLNRFESDMVNTVEDVEKLIQDINHPAAKIMVDVFHMNIEEPDLAKAIEQAGNKLIHVQIADNYRGTPGTGSVRWDVLSKALAANKYEGAISIESFTPDIKELAEAVCIWRHLVPDQDAFASDGLAFMKKTFNY
- a CDS encoding AraC family transcriptional regulator, which encodes MPLALRKSPIPDSQTFVIKALKEANFDPNWHFHQEYQLFVVLKGSGTRFVGDHIKSFDAGDLVFTGPNLPHLWRSDRKFFDGNKDIQSEGIVIYLQEHFPGKDFIFKEESIKLKNLLERSRRGLEFYGNTAKKVRGMMQKLLHKSGLESIIYLLEILNLMIHSDDVHELSSPGYTNSLKEGDTEVMNRIHAYVMDHFKQQIQLNDVATLANMTPTSFSRYFKVHANKTFSEFVSEVRIGHACRLLIEDKMNVAQACYESGFQTLTNFNRQFKARTNRTPLQYKKEYEGRLTHGTL
- a CDS encoding PAS domain S-box protein, producing MSMRCDIPANEKDRLKALHNYFILDTPPEKAFDRLTKLAATTCEVPIALVSLIDKDRQWFKSKVGVDLEETHRNDSFCKYALMENELLEVEDATTDDRFKNNPMVVGGPKIRFYAGCPLIDADGYALGTICVLDKKPKKLSESQKEVLKVLAEEIVDQIVARKKKSELDNYERLFQLSIDLICVAGTDGFFKKVNPTFTSVLGWEEDELLGESFYKFIHPDDLQVTKDEIAKLASGINTLNFTHRFRIKSGQYKDLQWVASPELSTGKLYAIARDITDKNKMDDEIKIERQRFDQIIKGTDAGSWEWNIHSGETILNERWAEIIGYTLEELEPISIDTWLKFIHPDDQKRSEEKLEAHLGGKTDFYECEMRMQHKNGSWVWVLNKGKAIKLDNQTLWVSGSALEITDRKNNEMQLQHYKELLERTNHVARIGFWEVDLETNLPVWSTVTREIHEVDDDFEPTMESAVSFYQGKSKDKILNSVNEAIENGRSFDLEVQISTARGNSRWVRAIGLPQFEDGKCMKLYGMFQDIDIDKAKEQQLLVSEERFKGAFEHSANGIALIGINGSWLKVNQSLCKMLGYGNAELQSKSLKEITHPDDHKIDTSQIADLFAGKQDNYQIEKRYYRKDGELLWGLISVSLIRDSLGNPLHFVSQINDITDRKNAEKSALYAKEHAEAASKAKSEFLANMSHEIRTPLNSVIGFSELLMKSELNSSQKQYMQAVHQSANSLLDLINDILDFSKIEAGKLEISVEKTDLWELSAQVAEIVKYKADEQGLELLLHISPELPRFVWVDPVRIRQILINLLGNASKFTHQGEIELRIKCTANPCTNGEVNIEFSVRDTGIGISKEKQKQIFEAFGQEDSSTTRKYGGTGLGLTISNKLLSLMGSQLQLESESGKGSRFFFNICVNSENSDLSEWDTLKAIKKVLVVDDNQNNSFILKEMLSLRSIESDIADNGISALEKIKTNNDYDLAIIDFNMPFMDGIEVIRQIRNVLQLTEGELPIILLHSSSEETTIQKHCKELNVHSQLSKPITIQQLFNTITNIKSTNTDSSKISIPEKVENDTTVYNILIVDDVPFNILLAKNMVKEVLPNANILEAKNGREAVEQFSIHSPDLILMDIQMPEVSGYEATQQIREKETGNNVVIIALTAGTVKGEYERCIEAGMDDYMSKPFVLESLEQKFNEWLLNENNEPENMEVKKPRLKHVDHFDYEGFKDKTGFDDATATELVEELLLQLEDSLKSLNTAFLQQDIVSIKKIGHKIKGSTSSASMPKLAVLAAFLEDQSVFDINNINDTITALSREINNVSEVLETVKLK
- a CDS encoding T9SS type A sorting domain-containing protein, encoding MKNRRNLRQNVSTSTKQKQTLVYASYGIALALLVSGGVFFYLNLGNSSDGRAANTFNFTIKKGLWESDSIWNDGVAPDASKVKASIEIYSYVTRAGSLSFKKGGEKTLTVIDTLNILGDLILGKENKIRVAEEGVLMVGGSIFTDKKNSIDNEGVIIVSDNLAFDEERQNSYKAEQGQLYVLRDDKVSTSLSQYKQGLSSLKVQHPMLYRLVELEQSALTSFDVDMINAKVLINWSTDESLLGENFTIERSIDGINFQAVATESNPERTSTEGMYSAIDANPLSGVSFYRLKHTAPNGKQEFFDVAAVRNDNYEANQLISNILVSPNPFNNSFNVEFKMAQAGEVELSVKDLEGKTLATLKSDVTDGVNQINYEDQLDLEPGTYLLSLKTNGYQSNNLRLTKLGKIESEIVSK